A region from the Gemmatimonadota bacterium genome encodes:
- a CDS encoding tetratricopeptide repeat protein, whose amino-acid sequence MTGPSAPSLDLDDRTENLMAWAKANARQLGFGGLAVAAVAGILWVVRAQNERSEVTASQQLVAAQRTVGAGNLPVAAADLKKLAQQYGSTRAGTDAKVLLGQVLLQQGKADEALKELEGIGSSGPTAASVQALRGAALEQTGKFPEAAAAYLKAADATVLEAEGESFKSDAARAWLAAGKREEALKIWQAIAANPGSVLYNEALLRVGELTAK is encoded by the coding sequence ATGACCGGCCCTTCAGCACCCTCGCTCGACCTCGACGACCGCACGGAGAACCTCATGGCCTGGGCGAAGGCCAACGCGCGACAGCTCGGCTTTGGAGGCCTTGCGGTCGCGGCCGTGGCCGGGATCCTGTGGGTCGTCCGCGCCCAGAACGAACGCAGTGAGGTGACGGCGTCCCAGCAGTTGGTTGCCGCTCAGCGCACGGTGGGCGCTGGCAACCTCCCGGTGGCAGCTGCGGACCTCAAGAAGCTGGCCCAGCAATACGGATCCACGCGCGCCGGCACTGATGCGAAGGTGCTCCTCGGTCAGGTGCTGTTGCAGCAGGGCAAGGCCGATGAGGCCCTCAAGGAGTTGGAGGGGATCGGTTCGTCGGGCCCAACCGCCGCGTCCGTCCAGGCGCTTCGAGGAGCCGCCTTGGAACAGACCGGAAAATTTCCCGAGGCGGCTGCGGCCTACTTGAAAGCTGCGGACGCGACGGTCCTGGAGGCCGAGGGCGAGAGCTTCAAGTCCGACGCAGCCCGCGCCTGGCTCGCGGCCGGCAAGCGTGAGGAGGCGCTGAAGATCTGGCAGGCGATCGCAGCGAACCCGGGATCGGTCTTGTACAACGAAGCGCTCCTGCGGGTTGGAGAGCTGACGGCGAAGTAG